One genomic window of Rhipicephalus microplus isolate Deutch F79 unplaced genomic scaffold, USDA_Rmic scaffold_22, whole genome shotgun sequence includes the following:
- the LOC119163306 gene encoding uncharacterized protein LOC119163306 — MITHAYVRYQDDKHLAIVPVEDIKNFNPNEDYSTAFFMVKWTDSTGTCAYYRARILRVGESEQDLKEIVSRKRVRVRPLIEDSDQASDGDSNVAPSKEQDKPSESRERLLKILQKKKKAVKVSPSQEAELNELQKKVAEMQKKIDAQNEELVELRGLNRDLQKELLVKIREGSSRYKSAEPTAQSHSPGTPLPHSMDITLPAVSSTPSPPSSPTRECPHSPLKAQAGASGGSLVDIGQGLRIPLETWRRVQARDKDSLFIKDLLVTIWDPAQLQG, encoded by the exons ATGATTACTCACGCTTACGTTCGATACCAGGACGACAAACATTTGGCAATCGTGCCAGTGGAAGACATAAAAAATTTCAATCCGAATGAGGATTATTCGACAGCCTTCTTTATGGTCAAATGGACCGATTCCACCGGCACATGTGCCTACTACCGCGCAAGAATTTTGCGGGTTGGAG AGTCGGAACAAGACTTGAAGGAAATTGTGTCCCGAAAAAGGGTGCGGGTGAGGCCCCTAATTGAAGATTCTGATCAAGCCAGCGATGGCGACAGCAATGTTGCACCATCGAAG GAACAAGACAAGCCCTCCGAGAGTAGGGAGCGGCTTTTAAAAattctacaaaaaaagaaaaaagctgtgAAGGTCTCACCCTCACAGGAGGCTGAGCTGAATGAGCTCCAAAAAAAAGTtgcagaaatgcaaaaaaaaatagatgcTCAGAACGAGGAACTCGTAGAGCTTCGAGGGCTGAACAGAGATCTCCAAAAGGAGCTCCTAGTCAAGATCAGAGAAG GCTCCAGTAGATACAAAAGTGCAGAGCCTACTGCTCAGTCCCACAGCCCTGGCACCCCTCTGCCACACAGCATGGACATCACTCTTCCAGCAGTTAGCAGCACACCATCCCCCCCTTCATCACCCACCAGAGAGTGCCCACATTCTCCCTTGAAGGCGCAAGCTGGTGCATCAGGCGGTAGCTTG GTTGACATTGGACAAGGGCTGCGAATTCCGCTGGAAACATGGCGTCGTGTGCAGGCTCGGGACAAAGATTCTTTGTTCATTAAGGATCTGCTGGTGACAATCTGGGATCCAGCTCAGCTACAAGGATGA